The following proteins are encoded in a genomic region of Thermothielavioides terrestris NRRL 8126 chromosome 5, complete sequence:
- a CDS encoding glycosyltransferase family 2 protein (CAZy_ID 269966): MAARTLMNVAAMVAMVAALHTFFGWLSGNDSYLYWFMCLFAWRYLRFFVNLAAFWCYSPAPPPKDREPTYMPSRDVTAVIPTVDPEGAAFRGCLESCAQNEPAKIVVVTAGDELYAAALSKVKEFEERFPLTQFVVARTQEVSKRKQVALAVPHIETDITVLLDDHVFWGPRFLQSVLYAFEDSGVGLVGTNKQVRCPDGLGLWVRIWNMLGATYLCRHNFEIRATNTVDRGVFVVSGRTCAIRTEILRHPEFLPGYTNEKFFFGLFGPLNADDDNYVTRFVVRHGWHIKIQYTDDATMETILGVEHPPATKFLAQCRRWARTTWRSNVCSLVTDRTVWRRQPYCVYAVYLTSLTNFAAIIDPLLVYLFSRSSACVSGAALGGLVSWILLTKVVKVFDHFR, encoded by the coding sequence ATGGCCGCGCGGACGCTCATGAACGTGGCAGCCATGGTTGCCATGGTCGCTGCCCTGCACACCTTCTTCGGGTGGCTGTCAGGTAACGATTCATACCTCTACTGGTTCATGTGTCTCTTCGCTTGGCGCTACCTCCGCTTTTTCGTCAACCTGGCAGCCTTCTGGTGCTACTCACCGGCGCCCCCTCCGAAAGACAGAGAACCGACTTACATGCCTTCCAGGGACGTGACGGCCGTCATTCCGACTGTCGACcccgagggcgccgcctTCCGGGGCTGTCTCGAGTCGTGCGCGCAAAACGAGCCGGCCAAGATCGTGGTCGTGACGGCGGGCGACGAGCTCTACGCCGCGGCACTGTCGAAAGTCAAGGAATTTGAAGAGAGGTTCCCATTGACGCAGTTTGTGGTGGCAAGGACCCAGGAGGTGAGCAAGCGGAAGCAGGTGGCCCTGGCCGTGCCGCACATCGAGACGGACATTACAGTTCTGCTGGATGACCACGTCTTCTGGGGCCCGCGCTTCCTCCAGTCGGTGCTCTACGCCTTCGAGGACTCGGGGGTGGGCTTGGTTGGCACTAACAAACAAGTCCGGTGCCCCGACGGCCTCGGTCTCTGGGTCCGCATCTGGAACATGCTCGGCGCCACGTATCTCTGCCGACACAACTTCGAAATCCGGGCCACGAACACGGTTGATCGCGGCGTCTTTGTCGTTTCGGGCAGGACCTGCGCCATCCGCACCGAGATCCTGCGCCATCCCGAGTTCCTGCCCGGCTATACGAACGAGAAGTTCTTCTTCGGCCTCTTCGGGCCCCTGAatgccgacgacgacaactACGTGACGCGATTTGTCGTGCGCCACGGCTGGCATATTAAGATCCAGTACACCGACGACGCCACCATGGAAACCATCCTCGGCGTTGAGCATCCTCCGGCCACCAAGTTTCTCGCCCAGTGCCGGCGCTGGGCGCGGACGACGTGGCGATCCAATGTGTGCAGTCTCGTCACGGACCGCACCGTATGGAGGCGCCAACCGTACTGCGTCTACGCCGTCTACCTGACATCCCTGACGAACTTCGCCGCCATCATCGACCCGCTGCTGGTCTACCTCTTTTCACGCTCCTCCGCCTGCGTctcgggcgcggcgctgggaGGCCTGGTGAGTTGGATCCTCCTTACCAAGGTCGTCAAGGTGTTCGACCACTTCCGC